The window GCTCGTCGATCGCGCCTACGAGGTACTGCCCATCAGCATGAGTTGGAGAATCGGATCTACCCGATCGCCGTTGTAGCGAATAATAAAAGTACTCTGTGTGATGAGTCATTTCCATGCGACGCGATTCAATTTTCTATGCATTATTCAAACAATCTCCCACCCTGTTGTTTGAACTGTTAGACCAAGTCCCCGCCTCTGCGGATCAATATCGCTTTGAATCCGTCGCTGTCAAAGAACCCAAATTTGAAATCGATG of the Alkalinema sp. FACHB-956 genome contains:
- a CDS encoding DUF2887 domain-containing protein; translation: MRRDSIFYALFKQSPTLLFELLDQVPASADQYRFESVAVKEPKFEID